From a region of the Mauremys mutica isolate MM-2020 ecotype Southern chromosome 12, ASM2049712v1, whole genome shotgun sequence genome:
- the LOC123346679 gene encoding butyrophilin subfamily 1 member A1-like: MGKIPMFSPGSTVSSALPGYVALCLALQIHRLASDFTAEFTVIGPDRPIIASLGGEAVLPCHLSPRMSAENMELRWFRSEFSIVVHLYRDGQDQYRHQMPEYQGRTELLKGDIKNGSVSLRIRDIRPSDNGQYKCFFQSGVSYKDAFLELQVAGLGSAPAISVEGHQDRGIRVVCRSAGWYPEPEAEWRDLLGKILQSDSEKISPEANGLFQAEIAIVLTEESNQKVSCCVRNPQLNQERESEISVAELFFPRVNPGLVALGVILAILAVLILLASYCIWRQHRAKETLRSELESEKEKLRSDLEREKAAHRAEKDKLQVELRWRRAQLYSVDVTLDPDTANPKLILSEDRKRVRCGHTRQDLPDNPERFDPCPSVLGVQGFAGGRHYWEVEVGDKTRWDLGVCSESVSRKGWITATPEDGFWVVWLREEEYKALTSPLTPLPVSVRPSRVGIFLDYEAGEVSFYNVTDRSHLFTFTDTFSGKLRPYFYPGVNTWGTNADPLKICPVPAQTEGNLCP, encoded by the exons ATGGGGAAGATTCCCATGTTCTCCCCCGGCTCCACAGTGAGCTCCGCTCTGCCCGGCTACGTCGCTCTCTGCCTCGCTCTACAGATTCACAGGCTGGCGTCAG ATTTCACGGCAGAGTTCACAGTGATTGGACCTGACCGTCCAATCATTGCCTCCCTAGGTGGGGAGGCcgtcctgccctgccacctctcccccaggatgAGTGCTGAGAACATGGAGCTGAGATGGTTCCGATCCGAGTTCTCTATAGTCGTGCACCTGTACCGTGATGGGCAGGATCAGTATAGACATCAGATGCCGGAATATCAAGGAAGAACTGAACTCTTGAAAGGCGACATCAAGAATGGGAGTGTTTCCCTGAGAATACGCGATATCCGACCCTCCGACAATGGGCAgtacaaatgtttttttcagtCCGGTGTCTCTTATAAAGATGCTTTTTTGGAACTGCAGGTGGCAG GtttgggctctgctcctgccatctctgtggagggacatcAGGACAGAGGGATCCGGGTGGTGTGTCGATCAGCCGGATGGTACCCAGAGCCCGAAGCTGAGTGGAGAGATCTCCTGGGGAAGATCTTACAATCAGACTCTGAAAAAATATCCCCAGAGGCCAATGGCCTGTTTCAAGCAGAGATTGCCATTGTTCTAACAGAAGAGTCCAACCAGAAAGTATCCTGCTGTGTCAGGAACCCGCAACTCaaccaggagagagagtcagagATTTCCGTAGCAG aGCTGTTTTTCCCACGAGTCAATCCTGGGCTGGTGGCTCTGGGTGTGATTCTGGCTATCCTGGCTGTTCTCATTCTCCTGGCCAGTTACTGCATCTGGAGGCAGCACAGAGCAAAAG AGACGCTGCGATCTGAACTGGAGAGCGagaaag AGAAGCTGCGATCTGATCTGGAGCGCGagaaag CGGCGCATCGTGCAGAGAAAG ataaACTCCAGGTTGAGCTCA GGTGGAGACGCGCCCAGCTCTACTCAG tggacgtgactctggatccagacacggcaaatcccaaactcatcctgtctgaggatcggaaacgtgtgagaTGTGGACATACACGAcaggatctgcccgacaaccctgagagatttgatcctTGTCCCTCCGTCCTGGGCGTTCAGGGGTTCGCGGGTGGGAGGCATTattgggaggtggaggtgggagacaagacaaGATGGGATCTGGGGGTTTGTAGtgaatctgtgagcaggaagggatgGATCACAGCCACACCTGAGGATGGATTCTGGGTCGTGTGGCTGAGGGAGGAGGAATACAAGGCCCTCACCTCCCCCTTGACCCCCCTCcccgtgagcgtcaggcccagccgggtggggattttcctggactatgaggcaggcgaggtctcgttttacaatgtgactgacaggtcccatctcttcactttcactgacaccttctccGGGAAGCTCCGCCCTTATTTCTATCCTGGTGTCAACACCTGGGGTACAAATGCAGATCCCCTGAAaatctgcccggtcccagctcagACCGAAGggaatctctgtccctga